The following coding sequences are from one bacterium window:
- the infB gene encoding translation initiation factor IF-2 has translation MAKTGKKIFQVAKELLVGHAEIIAFLQKSGYKTIKTHMSSVDEEMMEKVLARFSKEKKHADTYIKQKGKKDKKDDDQTTLFEQPAEPTPVEVEKQPVIQDAIEKPTTEHELETPHSAEEKPVRRVPTRGTDMRIDETLKTEKPVEAGKLEKKKVDLLETLKSSHKSIEEFKLAFEKARQQLEKQALKDEAGADSFGRRGKKKKGKDDVPEPEVVADDKHGKGKKKKRKKAKVDEKDVEAAIRETLAKMDESKTLGEERQKRKKMKRAEREAETQELAAAEEQNILKVQEYLSVHELADLMEEEVANVIKTCLSLGLMVSINQRLDMDTITLVASEFGFQTERMEEFDNLEIEEEQEEDDVPLVPRSPIVTIMGHVDHGKTSLLDYIRRANVVAGEAGGITQHIGAYEVVLPDTRKITFLDTPGHEAFTAMRARGAQVTDIVVIVVAADDSVMPQTVEAINHAQAAGVPIIIAINKIDKPEANSMRIKTQLSEKNILVEDWGGKYQCVEISAKKGLNVEQLLEKILLEADVMELKAKLDTLSKGTVIEARLDKGRGATATVLVESGTMHVGDPFICGIYSGRVKAMYDERGNIVKAAGPSTPVALIGFDGLPQAGDKFFVTKSERIAKSLALKRQQLKREQDHRRVRFLTLDEISRQVREGKVSNLGIILKGDVDGSVEALSDSIQRLSTIEVKVNIIHRGVGVITESDVLLAAASGAIIIGFHVRPNLNARKLAEKENIDIRYYNIIYDCIEDIRKALEGLLEPEHSDRTTGTVEIREVFKISKVGTIAGCYVVDGKVNRTQPIRLLRNGEVVHEGKLSSLKRFKDDAREVASGFECGITIDNYNDVKVGDVIECYEKVETKRTLSV, from the coding sequence ATGGCAAAAACAGGTAAAAAAATTTTTCAGGTCGCAAAAGAGTTGCTTGTCGGACATGCCGAGATCATAGCCTTTTTGCAAAAAAGCGGTTATAAGACTATAAAGACCCACATGAGTTCCGTTGACGAAGAAATGATGGAAAAAGTGTTGGCCCGTTTCAGCAAAGAGAAGAAACATGCCGATACCTACATCAAACAAAAAGGCAAAAAAGATAAGAAGGATGACGATCAAACGACTCTATTTGAACAGCCGGCTGAACCCACTCCAGTCGAGGTGGAAAAACAGCCGGTTATTCAAGATGCTATTGAAAAGCCAACGACCGAACATGAACTCGAAACACCTCACAGCGCCGAGGAAAAGCCGGTACGCAGGGTTCCTACTCGAGGAACCGATATGCGAATTGATGAAACTCTTAAAACAGAGAAGCCTGTCGAAGCCGGTAAATTAGAAAAAAAGAAAGTAGACCTTCTTGAAACACTAAAATCGTCTCATAAATCCATCGAAGAGTTTAAACTCGCATTTGAAAAAGCACGCCAACAACTCGAGAAGCAGGCCTTAAAAGACGAAGCGGGAGCTGATTCATTTGGAAGGCGCGGAAAAAAGAAAAAAGGAAAGGATGACGTTCCTGAGCCGGAAGTAGTTGCTGATGATAAGCACGGAAAAGGAAAGAAGAAAAAACGTAAAAAAGCTAAAGTTGATGAAAAAGATGTAGAAGCGGCGATCCGTGAAACGCTTGCTAAAATGGATGAAAGTAAAACTCTTGGCGAAGAGAGACAAAAACGAAAAAAAATGAAACGCGCTGAGCGCGAAGCGGAGACGCAGGAACTTGCAGCAGCTGAAGAGCAGAATATACTAAAGGTCCAAGAGTATCTTTCTGTTCATGAACTTGCCGATCTAATGGAAGAGGAAGTGGCGAATGTTATTAAAACTTGTTTATCTCTTGGACTTATGGTGTCGATCAATCAACGATTAGATATGGATACGATCACGCTTGTAGCGAGTGAGTTTGGCTTTCAAACTGAACGCATGGAAGAGTTTGACAACTTAGAGATTGAGGAGGAACAAGAAGAAGATGATGTTCCATTAGTGCCGCGTTCGCCGATAGTAACTATTATGGGACATGTCGATCACGGAAAAACTTCATTACTTGATTATATTCGAAGAGCGAATGTAGTAGCAGGAGAAGCGGGAGGAATTACTCAGCATATCGGAGCGTATGAAGTCGTTTTGCCGGACACGCGAAAGATTACATTTCTTGATACTCCCGGCCACGAAGCATTTACTGCTATGCGCGCCCGTGGAGCTCAAGTCACCGACATTGTCGTTATAGTAGTGGCAGCAGATGACAGCGTCATGCCGCAGACCGTGGAGGCAATTAACCACGCACAGGCCGCCGGAGTGCCGATTATTATTGCGATCAATAAAATTGATAAGCCGGAAGCGAATTCCATGCGAATCAAAACGCAATTATCAGAAAAGAATATACTGGTCGAAGACTGGGGCGGCAAATATCAATGCGTTGAAATTTCCGCCAAGAAAGGCCTCAATGTCGAACAACTTTTGGAAAAGATATTACTCGAAGCTGATGTAATGGAACTCAAGGCAAAATTAGACACCCTTTCAAAAGGTACTGTTATTGAGGCACGTCTTGACAAAGGACGCGGTGCAACAGCGACCGTTCTTGTTGAGTCCGGCACGATGCATGTCGGAGATCCTTTTATATGTGGCATATATTCCGGACGAGTCAAAGCTATGTATGATGAACGAGGAAATATTGTCAAAGCGGCCGGTCCATCAACTCCGGTAGCTCTGATTGGCTTCGATGGATTGCCGCAAGCCGGGGATAAATTCTTTGTAACCAAAAGTGAACGCATTGCAAAAAGCCTTGCATTAAAGCGTCAGCAACTGAAAAGAGAACAAGATCACCGCCGAGTAAGATTCCTGACACTGGATGAGATTTCAAGACAGGTTCGCGAGGGAAAAGTATCTAATTTGGGTATTATTCTTAAGGGAGATGTTGACGGTTCAGTAGAAGCGCTCAGCGATTCGATACAGCGCCTCAGTACCATTGAAGTGAAAGTGAATATCATTCATCGCGGCGTGGGCGTCATAACCGAGTCGGATGTACTTTTAGCTGCCGCCTCCGGTGCCATAATCATTGGATTCCATGTTCGCCCCAATCTTAATGCGCGCAAATTAGCTGAAAAAGAGAATATTGATATCCGGTATTACAATATCATCTATGATTGTATCGAGGATATCCGTAAAGCGCTTGAAGGATTATTGGAACCTGAACATTCCGACCGGACCACCGGAACAGTTGAAATTAGAGAGGTATTTAAGATTTCGAAAGTCGGTACAATTGCGGGATGTTATGTGGTCGACGGCAAAGTCAATCGAACCCAACCGATAAGGCTATTGAGGAACGGAGAAGTTGTTCATGAAGGTAAGTTATCTTCGCTCAAGAGATTCAAAGACGATGCGCGTGAAGTCGCTTCGGGTTTTGAGTGCGGAATAACTATTGATAATTATAATGACGTCAAAGTTGGCGATGTGATCGAGTGTTACGAAAAAGTGGAAACGAAACGAACGTTATCGGTGTAG
- a CDS encoding DUF503 domain-containing protein produces the protein MLVGVCELELFIHSSNSLKEKRFVLKSIKDQVMRKFNVSIAEVKHLDKWQLAGLGIATVSNEKRVVQQTFDEIIKLIEFKGETEIVSQSVQIY, from the coding sequence ATGCTCGTCGGAGTTTGTGAATTAGAATTATTTATTCACTCAAGTAATTCGCTCAAAGAAAAACGCTTTGTGCTCAAAAGCATCAAAGATCAGGTGATGAGAAAATTTAATGTTTCTATCGCTGAAGTGAAGCATTTAGATAAATGGCAATTAGCCGGACTTGGCATTGCCACGGTAAGCAATGAAAAACGAGTGGTCCAGCAAACTTTTGATGAGATTATCAAATTGATCGAATTCAAAGGCGAAACAGAAATTGTTTCCCAATCAGTACAAATTTACTAG
- the rbfA gene encoding 30S ribosome-binding factor RbfA, which produces MNQRNHRLSELIYREIGSIILTEMRDPRFKDLTITGVKLNDDLSYAKVYFTIPDHTKIKETAKALNHAQGFFRSKIGERIDIKYIPQIKFYFDESQQNADKIEQIFREIHSEKLNS; this is translated from the coding sequence ATGAATCAACGTAACCATCGCTTGTCGGAGCTTATTTACAGGGAGATTGGCTCCATCATTCTAACTGAGATGCGCGACCCACGATTCAAGGACCTGACTATCACGGGTGTCAAGCTGAATGATGATCTTAGCTACGCAAAGGTTTATTTCACCATACCGGATCATACGAAAATTAAGGAGACGGCAAAGGCTTTGAATCATGCTCAAGGATTTTTTCGCAGCAAGATAGGGGAACGAATTGATATAAAATACATTCCGCAGATCAAGTTTTATTTTGATGAAAGCCAACAAAACGCCGACAAAATCGAACAGATATTCAGAGAAATTCATAGTGAAAAACTCAACTCATGA
- the truB gene encoding tRNA pseudouridine(55) synthase TruB: MKANKTPTKSNRYSEKFIVKNSTHEFPLITTHTFNSIGSVLLAVDSNVISNFFDEGTVILVNKPAGWTSFDVVNKIRNITRAKKVGHCGTLDPFATGLLIVCTGKATKTVDTFAGLSKTYLNEFELGKTTDTLDCDGVVIDIGAAGDYTIETLAAIAMEFAGEIEQIPPAYSAIKVSGTPSYKLARKGHSPELKPRKILIESFDILDYKKPIMKTRIRCSKGTYIRAIARDFGHKIGCGAYVKSLKRESIGTYSCVDALSIEQIALIINSLKSANAHSN; this comes from the coding sequence ATGAAAGCCAACAAAACGCCGACAAAATCGAACAGATATTCAGAGAAATTCATAGTGAAAAACTCAACTCATGAATTCCCGCTGATCACAACCCATACTTTCAATTCAATTGGCTCCGTTCTGTTAGCCGTCGACAGTAATGTGATTTCTAATTTTTTCGATGAGGGGACTGTAATTCTTGTTAATAAACCTGCCGGATGGACATCCTTTGATGTCGTAAATAAAATTCGAAATATAACGAGAGCGAAAAAAGTCGGGCATTGCGGCACTTTAGACCCTTTTGCAACAGGTTTATTAATCGTATGTACGGGTAAAGCCACAAAGACTGTGGATACATTTGCCGGGCTATCAAAAACTTATCTGAATGAATTTGAATTAGGAAAAACAACCGATACCCTGGATTGCGACGGCGTAGTAATCGACATAGGAGCGGCTGGAGATTATACAATTGAAACACTTGCTGCAATTGCTATGGAGTTTGCAGGAGAGATCGAACAAATACCTCCTGCGTATTCAGCTATAAAGGTTAGCGGCACACCATCTTATAAGCTCGCGCGTAAAGGACATTCGCCCGAACTCAAACCGCGTAAAATTCTAATCGAGTCGTTTGATATACTTGATTACAAGAAACCCATAATGAAAACACGTATTCGGTGTTCTAAAGGCACCTATATCAGAGCCATTGCTCGCGACTTCGGTCACAAAATCGGATGCGGTGCATATGTAAAAAGCCTGAAGAGAGAATCAATCGGAACCTATTCATGCGTTGATGCATTATCTATCGAGCAAATCGCATTAATAATTAACTCACTAAAAAGCGCGAATGCTCATTCAAACTGA
- a CDS encoding bifunctional riboflavin kinase/FAD synthetase gives MLIQTDLEKITYSKNTIITIGTFDGIHRGHQKILKSLVNESNLRNLRSVLLTFEPHPQTIIRPERTPQMRILTTIEEKADILDKLGVDVLIVAKFDKELASKTGEEFIKDILLNKIGMTKCVIGHDHVFGKNRSGNFDLMIRLSRSYGFEVNQINAVAHENTVINSTLIRRLIREGHIERANQFLNRPYLYSGKIVKGDGRGRTIGYPTANIAGHPLKLIPQNGVYACFVHLKNIKYRAVTNVGSRPTFTNADEAIIETHILDFSNNVYDDEIQIEFLYRIRDEAKFNSTEELKRQISEDIKTALNKGFPIN, from the coding sequence ATGCTCATTCAAACTGACCTTGAGAAAATCACGTATTCAAAAAATACGATTATAACTATTGGGACGTTTGACGGTATCCATAGAGGCCATCAGAAAATTCTGAAATCGCTTGTTAATGAATCGAACCTTAGAAATTTGCGTAGTGTCTTACTGACATTTGAACCACATCCACAGACCATCATTCGACCTGAACGAACACCACAAATGCGTATATTGACAACTATCGAGGAAAAAGCAGACATTCTTGATAAATTAGGTGTGGATGTCCTTATTGTGGCCAAGTTTGATAAAGAATTAGCGTCCAAGACCGGTGAGGAATTTATCAAGGATATTCTGCTAAATAAAATTGGAATGACAAAATGCGTCATCGGGCATGACCACGTATTCGGAAAAAACAGAAGTGGAAATTTCGACCTCATGATTCGCCTGTCTCGCAGTTACGGTTTTGAGGTAAATCAGATCAACGCTGTTGCACACGAGAATACAGTAATAAATAGCACATTGATACGCAGACTTATCCGTGAAGGACATATAGAAAGGGCAAACCAATTTCTTAACCGCCCATATCTTTATTCAGGAAAAATTGTCAAAGGCGACGGCAGAGGAAGGACGATTGGTTATCCAACAGCAAATATTGCAGGGCACCCTCTTAAATTAATACCACAAAACGGCGTATACGCCTGTTTCGTTCATTTAAAAAATATTAAATACAGGGCGGTAACTAATGTTGGATCTAGACCAACTTTTACGAACGCCGATGAGGCTATTATTGAGACCCATATACTTGATTTTTCCAATAACGTCTACGATGATGAAATACAAATAGAGTTTTTATATCGAATTCGTGATGAGGCAAAATTCAATTCCACAGAAGAACTCAAAAGACAAATTTCCGAAGATATAAAAACAGCATTAAATAAAGGATTTCCAATAAATTAA
- the rpsO gene encoding 30S ribosomal protein S15, which translates to MAVTKEMRLETIKKYSGGSEKNTGASEVQIALLTQHINDLTKHLQTHAKDHSSRRSLLKMVGQRKRLLTYLTKKDIEKYRSLIAELGIRK; encoded by the coding sequence ATGGCAGTTACGAAAGAAATGAGGCTTGAAACTATCAAGAAATACAGCGGCGGCTCGGAAAAAAATACCGGCGCTTCTGAGGTTCAAATTGCTTTACTAACTCAACACATCAATGATTTGACCAAACATCTACAAACGCACGCTAAAGACCATAGTTCCCGCCGCTCCCTATTGAAGATGGTTGGGCAGCGAAAACGTTTGCTGACTTACTTGACCAAGAAAGATATTGAAAAATATCGCTCATTGATAGCCGAATTAGGCATAAGAAAATAA
- the pnp gene encoding polyribonucleotide nucleotidyltransferase yields MIFSKEMEIGGKRLHIETGRVARQADGAVIVRYGDTVVLATVVSSKEPKEGVDFFPLSVDYRESAYAAGKIPGGFFKREGRPTEKEILSSRLIDRPIRPLFPEGYQFETIVNVNVISSDKEYNADVLGGIGASAALMVSDIPFHGPIASVRVGRVDGKLIINPSFEQLLSSDMDIIVSGTKDSIAMVEGESHEISEEDMLNAIMFAHETIKQIVAIQEQLAAEVKKITRAFEPAKLDETFLKEVTEVAKSKVYEADRIADKSERNGMLKELKKALEEQFKEKYPDSGRAIAKVIEDLQYQDMRSMILDEKRRLDGRSMNAIRPITCEINFLPRVHGSALFTRGQTQALVISTLGTKIDEQFIDGIDPVSDKRFMLHYNFPHFSVGEARMSRGPGRREIGHGNLAERALKIVLPDEAEFPYTIRIVSEILESNGSSSMASVCGGSLSLMDAGVPIKSPVAGIAMGLIKEDKKYAILSDILGDEDHLGDMDFKVAGTAKGITACQMDIKIKGISFDIMREALAQAKEGRIHIMGIMNQTIAQGKPDISPFAPKITTIKIKVDQIGLVIGPGGKTIREIVEKSGAKIDIGEDGTVFIASVNAEGSEIAINFIRGLTEDPEKGKTYRGTVKKITDFGAFVEILPGKEGLLHISEIDHKRVQRVEEYLKLGDEVEVLLQEIMTRDGKTKYELSRKALIKREPHHEPEKKS; encoded by the coding sequence ATGATTTTTTCAAAAGAAATGGAAATTGGCGGAAAGAGACTGCACATCGAAACCGGACGGGTAGCCCGGCAAGCCGACGGGGCAGTGATCGTACGTTATGGCGATACTGTCGTTTTGGCGACCGTTGTTTCCAGCAAAGAACCCAAAGAAGGCGTCGATTTCTTCCCATTATCCGTAGACTATCGTGAAAGCGCCTATGCCGCTGGTAAAATCCCAGGAGGATTTTTTAAACGTGAAGGAAGACCCACCGAAAAAGAAATTCTGAGCAGCCGCCTTATCGACAGGCCAATTCGTCCTCTCTTTCCAGAAGGTTATCAGTTCGAAACGATCGTAAATGTAAACGTCATCTCAAGCGACAAGGAATATAACGCCGACGTATTAGGCGGTATAGGAGCTTCAGCTGCGCTGATGGTCAGTGATATCCCGTTTCATGGCCCCATTGCATCCGTACGCGTCGGCAGAGTAGACGGCAAATTGATCATCAATCCCAGCTTCGAACAACTGCTGTCAAGTGACATGGATATTATCGTTTCCGGTACAAAGGATTCCATAGCAATGGTAGAAGGGGAGTCGCACGAAATTTCCGAAGAAGACATGTTAAACGCGATCATGTTTGCACATGAGACGATAAAACAGATTGTCGCTATTCAAGAACAACTTGCTGCAGAAGTAAAAAAAATTACGCGAGCGTTCGAACCTGCAAAATTGGATGAAACCTTTCTGAAAGAAGTTACCGAAGTCGCAAAATCCAAGGTCTATGAGGCGGACAGGATTGCAGATAAATCGGAACGCAACGGTATGTTAAAAGAACTAAAAAAGGCTTTGGAAGAACAGTTTAAGGAAAAGTACCCGGATTCAGGCCGTGCCATCGCTAAAGTTATTGAAGACTTGCAATACCAGGACATGCGAAGCATGATATTGGATGAAAAACGCCGTTTGGACGGACGTTCAATGAACGCTATTCGACCTATTACATGCGAAATAAATTTTCTTCCCAGAGTGCACGGATCGGCTTTATTCACCAGAGGACAGACACAGGCTCTCGTTATATCTACGCTTGGCACTAAAATTGATGAACAATTCATTGATGGTATCGATCCGGTATCCGACAAGAGATTCATGTTGCATTACAATTTTCCTCATTTCTCGGTTGGCGAAGCGCGCATGTCCCGCGGACCAGGAAGACGGGAAATCGGGCACGGTAACCTCGCCGAGCGCGCTTTGAAAATCGTTTTGCCGGATGAAGCGGAATTTCCATATACGATTCGTATAGTAAGCGAGATATTAGAATCAAATGGTTCAAGTTCCATGGCATCGGTCTGCGGCGGTTCATTATCGCTTATGGATGCCGGAGTCCCTATCAAATCACCGGTCGCCGGCATTGCAATGGGCCTAATCAAGGAAGATAAGAAATACGCAATCCTCAGTGATATTCTTGGAGATGAGGATCATTTAGGCGATATGGATTTCAAGGTCGCCGGAACAGCCAAGGGCATTACTGCATGCCAGATGGATATTAAGATCAAGGGAATTTCTTTTGACATCATGCGTGAAGCATTGGCTCAGGCTAAAGAGGGACGCATCCATATTATGGGCATAATGAACCAGACTATCGCGCAAGGCAAACCGGATATTTCACCATTTGCGCCGAAAATAACTACGATTAAAATTAAAGTTGATCAAATTGGGTTGGTAATTGGTCCCGGCGGAAAGACTATTCGTGAAATTGTCGAGAAATCAGGAGCTAAAATTGATATTGGCGAAGACGGTACAGTATTCATTGCGTCCGTAAATGCCGAAGGAAGTGAAATTGCGATTAACTTTATACGTGGATTGACCGAAGATCCCGAAAAAGGTAAAACATACCGAGGTACAGTGAAGAAAATCACCGATTTTGGCGCCTTTGTAGAAATTTTACCAGGTAAAGAGGGGCTTCTTCATATCTCAGAGATTGATCACAAACGGGTTCAAAGGGTGGAAGAATACTTGAAATTAGGCGATGAAGTTGAAGTTCTGTTACAAGAGATTATGACTCGCGACGGCAAAACCAAATATGAATTAAGCAGAAAAGCCTTGATCAAGAGAGAGCCACACCACGAACCAGAAAAAAAAAGCTAG
- a CDS encoding insulinase family protein, whose product MKKRSDKNRLSPSFIHSFNAANSKTLYSEENFSKTVFENGLTLLSQNMPNLRSITIGVWVLVGGRHETALNMGICHFIEHSVFKGTTKRNALQIAKALENVGGNMNAFTSKEQTCFYATILSEDLPLAVDVLADLVQNAVFDEKEISREKQVILEEIKDTEDTPEECIQDHFYGQLFKNHSLGYSILGSRTTVSGFTQYQLVDFYNKYYVPSNVVISIAGNFDERELTRLVRAKFSFGQRRINRSYWPSKVKMFTNGTRAGKMEIINKNISQAHVCIGNPINISYLNNKKFDFLALNMILGGGMSSRLFQRVREKYGLAYSIYSFADFMYDTGVFGIYFATDKNNLEKSIAIVKSECNKLLTHPIKIHELKMAKAQIKANLLFGLESTSTRMIRLAKNEIYLKKKLNISDITDYIDQLSLESIQKAASYLAHSSRKMEVSVLY is encoded by the coding sequence ATGAAAAAACGATCCGATAAAAATCGGTTGTCACCTTCTTTTATCCATTCGTTTAACGCCGCGAATAGCAAAACGCTCTATAGCGAAGAAAATTTTTCGAAGACAGTCTTTGAAAATGGGCTCACGCTGTTGTCTCAGAATATGCCCAATCTCCGGTCCATAACGATCGGAGTTTGGGTTTTGGTTGGCGGTAGACATGAGACTGCATTGAATATGGGCATTTGTCATTTCATCGAGCATTCAGTATTCAAAGGAACCACGAAGAGAAACGCACTTCAAATAGCCAAAGCACTTGAAAATGTCGGCGGCAATATGAATGCTTTCACAAGTAAAGAACAAACTTGTTTTTACGCTACAATTCTCAGTGAAGATCTTCCGCTTGCAGTCGACGTCTTGGCTGATTTAGTCCAGAATGCCGTTTTCGATGAAAAAGAAATCAGTCGTGAAAAACAGGTAATTCTGGAGGAGATCAAAGATACTGAAGATACTCCCGAGGAATGCATTCAGGACCATTTTTATGGCCAATTGTTCAAGAACCATTCCTTAGGATATAGCATACTGGGATCACGCACAACTGTATCGGGTTTTACGCAATATCAGTTAGTAGACTTTTATAACAAGTACTATGTCCCATCTAATGTGGTAATCTCAATTGCCGGTAACTTTGATGAAAGAGAATTGACCAGACTTGTTAGAGCAAAGTTCTCGTTCGGGCAAAGACGAATAAACCGGTCATATTGGCCATCCAAGGTTAAGATGTTTACAAACGGAACCAGGGCAGGCAAGATGGAAATCATTAATAAGAACATCTCACAAGCCCACGTTTGCATAGGTAATCCTATCAATATTAGTTATTTAAATAACAAAAAATTTGATTTTTTGGCATTGAATATGATTCTGGGTGGTGGCATGAGTTCCAGGCTTTTTCAGCGTGTTCGAGAAAAATATGGATTAGCCTATTCGATTTATAGTTTTGCAGATTTTATGTATGATACCGGTGTTTTTGGAATTTACTTTGCGACTGACAAAAATAATCTCGAAAAATCAATCGCTATTGTTAAATCGGAATGTAACAAGTTACTAACCCATCCTATAAAAATACATGAACTCAAAATGGCGAAGGCACAAATCAAAGCCAATTTACTGTTTGGACTTGAAAGTACATCGACGAGAATGATAAGGCTGGCAAAGAACGAGATCTATCTAAAGAAGAAACTTAATATTTCTGATATTACCGACTATATTGATCAACTGTCACTCGAAAGTATACAGAAAGCGGCTAGTTATCTCGCTCATTCGTCAAGAAAAATGGAAGTATCCGTTCTTTATTAA
- the ald gene encoding alanine dehydrogenase — MVIGVPKELKIKENRVGLLPVGVAELTKCDHKVIIESNAGTASGFSNDAYASAGAQIVATANDVYSKSDMIIKVKEPIKQEYELIHSNQIVFTYFHFAADRILTEAMIKSDCIAIAYETVQRSDKKLPLLDPMSEVAGRMAAQQGAKYLEKTFGGRGVLMSGVPGTEPATVVIIGGGVVGTNAAKIAAGFGAKVIIMDIALYRLRYLDDIMPKNVTTMMSNSYNIAENIKNADVVIGAVLIPGAKAPNLITKSMLKTMRQGAVIVDVAVDQGGCVETTRPTTHEDPIFTVDGIVHYCVANMPGAVPVTSTVALTNATMPYAIQLANLGWKNAVKENRELLLGCNIINGKIVYKGVADAFDLRYHPVESIIN, encoded by the coding sequence ATGGTTATAGGCGTTCCGAAGGAATTAAAAATAAAAGAAAATCGTGTAGGACTTTTGCCTGTTGGGGTTGCTGAACTGACTAAGTGCGACCATAAGGTGATCATTGAAAGTAATGCTGGAACCGCGAGTGGGTTCAGTAATGACGCATATGCCTCAGCTGGAGCTCAGATTGTTGCTACTGCGAATGACGTGTACAGTAAATCTGATATGATCATAAAAGTGAAAGAGCCTATTAAGCAGGAATATGAGCTGATTCACTCTAACCAGATTGTTTTTACATATTTTCACTTTGCGGCTGATAGGATCTTAACAGAAGCAATGATCAAATCTGACTGTATCGCAATTGCTTACGAAACAGTCCAACGCTCAGATAAGAAATTGCCTTTGTTGGACCCAATGAGTGAAGTGGCGGGCAGGATGGCCGCCCAACAAGGAGCAAAATACTTGGAAAAAACTTTTGGTGGAAGGGGAGTGCTTATGAGCGGAGTTCCAGGCACGGAGCCTGCCACAGTCGTTATCATTGGAGGGGGTGTTGTCGGAACAAATGCCGCGAAGATTGCTGCCGGTTTTGGAGCCAAGGTTATAATAATGGACATTGCCTTGTATAGATTACGTTATCTGGATGACATTATGCCAAAGAATGTGACTACGATGATGTCCAATAGCTACAATATCGCCGAAAACATAAAAAATGCTGATGTTGTGATTGGCGCTGTATTGATTCCTGGCGCAAAGGCCCCAAATCTAATAACGAAATCCATGCTCAAAACGATGCGGCAAGGTGCTGTTATCGTGGATGTTGCTGTCGACCAGGGTGGTTGCGTGGAAACAACAAGACCTACGACACATGAAGACCCCATATTCACTGTCGATGGAATAGTTCATTACTGTGTTGCTAATATGCCTGGCGCTGTTCCAGTAACTTCGACGGTTGCGTTGACTAATGCAACCATGCCATACGCGATCCAACTAGCCAATTTAGGATGGAAAAATGCGGTAAAAGAAAATAGGGAACTATTGCTTGGATGTAATATAATCAATGGTAAAATTGTTTATAAAGGTGTCGCGGACGCTTTTGATCTTAGGTATCATCCTGTCGAATCAATTATCAACTAA
- a CDS encoding MerR family transcriptional regulator, which produces MSVIVKKLYYSISEVCEMTQLKQYVLRYWENEFDILQPSKNRSGNRIYTKEDIENILVIKRLLYDEKYTIEGAKKVLSEEESHATIQTETDTIQLFREIKSDIMSIIKDLK; this is translated from the coding sequence ATGTCAGTTATAGTAAAGAAGCTCTATTATTCCATAAGTGAAGTCTGTGAAATGACTCAACTGAAGCAATATGTATTAAGATACTGGGAAAATGAATTTGATATTCTTCAGCCGTCTAAAAATAGATCAGGCAATCGAATTTACACAAAAGAGGATATTGAAAATATTCTTGTTATAAAAAGGCTGCTTTACGACGAAAAATATACGATTGAGGGTGCCAAAAAAGTATTATCCGAGGAAGAATCTCACGCCACTATTCAAACAGAAACAGACACTATTCAGCTTTTCCGGGAAATTAAATCAGATATCATGTCTATTATCAAAGATCTCAAATAG